Proteins encoded within one genomic window of Amorphoplanes friuliensis DSM 7358:
- a CDS encoding ABC-F family ATP-binding cassette domain-containing protein: MITATGLELRAGSRILISPTTLRVQPGDRIGLVGRNGAGKTTTLKVLAGEGTPYAGEVTRTSEVGYLPQDPRTGDLNVTARDRVLSARGLDVLLSEMQKLEIELEESADEKLIRKYGQLEDQFASLGGYAAEAEAARICSNLGLPDRALAQTIGTLSGGQRRRIELARILFQNSGQNGKGILLLDEPTNHLDQDSITWLRGYISQHKGGLIVISHDVDLLEATVNRVWYLDANRAEVDMYNVGWKTYLAQRETDERRRRRERANAEKKAGALLAQADKMRAKATKTIAAQNMAKRANKLLDGLEDVRTSDRVAKVRFPSPAPCGKTPLTAHGLSKSYGSLEIFADVDVAVDRGSRVAILGLNGAGKTTLLRILGGHLQSDTGEVRPGHGLRLGYYAQEHETLDVDRTILDHMRSAGGEQTDTELRKILGAFLFSGDDVDKPAGVLSGGEKTRLALATLVCSGANVLLLDEPTNNLDPISREQVLDAIANYPGAIVLVTHDAGAVQALKPDRAILLPDGDEDAWSDDLLELVELA, from the coding sequence ATGATTACCGCCACCGGACTTGAACTGCGCGCCGGCTCCCGGATCCTGATCTCACCGACGACGCTGCGGGTGCAGCCGGGTGACCGGATCGGGCTCGTCGGCCGGAACGGCGCCGGCAAGACGACCACGCTGAAGGTGCTCGCCGGTGAGGGCACGCCCTACGCCGGTGAGGTGACCCGCACCAGTGAGGTTGGTTACCTTCCGCAGGACCCGCGGACCGGCGACCTCAACGTCACCGCCCGCGACCGGGTGCTCTCGGCCCGCGGCCTCGACGTGCTCCTCTCCGAGATGCAAAAGCTGGAGATCGAGCTCGAGGAGAGCGCCGACGAGAAGCTGATCCGGAAGTACGGCCAGCTGGAGGACCAGTTCGCCAGCCTCGGCGGTTACGCGGCCGAGGCCGAGGCCGCCCGGATCTGCTCCAACCTGGGCCTGCCCGACCGGGCGCTGGCCCAGACGATCGGCACGCTCTCCGGTGGTCAGCGCCGCCGGATCGAGCTGGCGCGCATCCTCTTCCAGAACTCGGGTCAGAACGGCAAGGGCATACTGCTGCTCGACGAGCCGACGAACCACCTCGACCAGGACTCCATCACCTGGCTGCGCGGGTACATCTCGCAGCACAAGGGCGGCCTGATCGTGATCAGCCACGACGTCGACCTGCTCGAGGCCACGGTCAACCGGGTCTGGTATCTCGACGCGAACCGCGCCGAGGTCGACATGTACAACGTCGGCTGGAAGACGTACCTGGCGCAGCGGGAGACCGACGAGCGCCGGCGCCGCCGCGAGCGGGCCAACGCGGAGAAGAAGGCCGGTGCGCTGCTCGCGCAGGCCGACAAGATGCGGGCGAAGGCCACCAAGACCATCGCCGCGCAGAACATGGCGAAGCGGGCCAACAAGCTGCTCGACGGCCTGGAGGACGTACGCACCTCGGACCGGGTGGCGAAGGTCCGCTTCCCGAGCCCGGCACCGTGCGGCAAGACACCGCTCACCGCGCACGGCCTGTCGAAGTCCTACGGGTCGCTGGAGATCTTCGCCGACGTCGACGTCGCGGTCGACCGCGGCTCGCGCGTCGCGATCCTCGGCCTCAACGGCGCGGGCAAGACCACGCTCCTCCGCATTCTGGGCGGTCACCTCCAGTCCGACACCGGAGAGGTACGCCCGGGGCACGGTCTGCGACTCGGCTACTACGCCCAGGAGCACGAGACGCTGGACGTGGACCGCACGATCCTGGACCACATGCGCAGTGCCGGTGGCGAGCAGACCGACACCGAGCTGCGGAAGATCCTGGGTGCGTTCCTCTTCTCGGGTGACGACGTCGACAAGCCCGCCGGAGTGCTCTCCGGCGGTGAGAAGACCCGTCTCGCCCTCGCCACCCTGGTCTGTTCGGGTGCCAACGTCCTGCTGCTGGACGAGCCGACGAACAACCTCGACCCGATCAGCCGCGAGCAGGTGCTCGAC